One genomic segment of Rhabdothermincola salaria includes these proteins:
- a CDS encoding HAMP domain-containing sensor histidine kinase — protein MTLRSKIALALAVLAGLAALAVASAAYVATGARLEAEVDESLNQNARRILNVDGRVRDALCAGQVAPRPRGPLDELTGPGATVQCLAPDGEVIGSTGAVELPVDATDRAIAADGVGVRTRTVDIDGEPYRIQTAAAAGGGAVQIARDYSESQRILDGLRRQLLAIGIVVTAAGALAGWLVARTATRPLVRLTDAAEEVADTGRLDVALPPSGGDEPGRLARAFGAMLAALARSRDQQQQLVQDAGHELRTPLTSVRTNIELLARYDLPEATRVEVLTDLDRESRELSGLVDELVQLATEGVDDEPIEVIDLGVVVREVAERAARRSGRSVVVGGPAATIPMPVAGRRRALARAIGNLVDNALKFSPPDTPVEVSMVAPARVEVRDHGPGVASDDRNRVFERFYRSAEARALPGSGLGLAIVSQTAAAHGGAVSVGDHPAGGAVFTFELPAAAEG, from the coding sequence ATGACCCTGCGCTCCAAGATCGCCCTGGCCCTCGCCGTGCTGGCCGGCCTCGCCGCGCTGGCCGTGGCCTCGGCCGCCTACGTCGCTACCGGCGCCCGCCTCGAGGCCGAGGTGGACGAGAGCCTGAACCAGAACGCCCGACGCATCCTCAACGTCGACGGGCGGGTCCGCGACGCGCTGTGCGCCGGACAGGTCGCGCCCCGACCGCGCGGGCCGCTCGACGAGCTGACCGGCCCCGGCGCCACCGTGCAGTGCCTCGCTCCCGATGGTGAGGTGATCGGCTCGACGGGAGCCGTCGAGCTCCCCGTCGATGCCACCGACCGAGCCATCGCTGCCGATGGGGTCGGTGTGCGCACCCGCACCGTCGACATCGACGGCGAGCCGTACCGGATCCAGACCGCCGCCGCGGCTGGTGGCGGGGCGGTGCAGATCGCCCGCGACTACAGCGAGAGCCAGCGCATCCTGGACGGCTTGCGACGCCAGCTCCTGGCCATCGGGATCGTGGTGACCGCGGCCGGTGCGCTGGCGGGGTGGCTGGTCGCTCGGACCGCCACCCGGCCCCTGGTGCGCCTCACCGACGCGGCCGAGGAGGTGGCCGACACCGGACGCCTCGACGTCGCGCTCCCCCCGTCGGGTGGCGACGAGCCAGGACGCCTGGCTCGGGCGTTCGGGGCCATGCTCGCCGCCCTGGCCCGCTCGCGGGACCAGCAGCAACAGCTGGTGCAGGACGCCGGCCACGAGCTGCGCACGCCCCTCACCAGCGTGCGCACCAACATCGAGCTGCTGGCCCGCTACGACCTGCCCGAGGCCACCCGGGTCGAGGTCCTCACCGATCTCGACCGCGAGAGCCGCGAGCTGAGTGGGTTGGTCGACGAACTGGTCCAGCTGGCCACCGAGGGTGTCGACGACGAGCCGATCGAGGTCATCGACCTGGGCGTCGTGGTGCGCGAGGTGGCCGAACGGGCGGCGCGACGCTCCGGTCGCTCCGTCGTGGTGGGCGGCCCCGCGGCCACGATCCCCATGCCGGTGGCCGGCCGCCGGCGGGCCCTGGCCCGGGCGATCGGGAACCTGGTCGACAACGCGCTCAAGTTCAGCCCACCGGACACCCCGGTCGAGGTGTCGATGGTCGCGCCAGCTCGCGTCGAGGTGCGAGACCACGGACCAGGCGTGGCTAGCGACGACCGGAATCGGGTCTTCGAGCGCTTCTACCGCAGCGCCGAGGCGCGTGCCCTCCCGGGTTCCGGGCTCGGCCTGGCCATCGTCTCGCAGACGGCGGCCGCCCACGGAGGCGCGGTGTCGGTCGGCGATCACCCCGCCGGAGGAGCGGTGTTCACCTTCGAGCTTCCCGCCGCCGCAGAGGGGTGA
- a CDS encoding PQQ-binding-like beta-propeller repeat protein, with product MDDPSRPYAPTAGGPRGSGSSRPPWLGPVAVLVALVLVWGGYALVTSGSDDDSAASPPDTSESEPSEPVDVDAGDSTTTTTEAELPPFDGWVNPASSGRMWSEEVPGILTFRGNPTRSFYGQGMPEDPSVLWSYPESGGMCGLSSGATWCGMGWTGQPNVYEKDGRTIVSFGAYDYGVHWLDGVTGETVLPSFKTGDIIKGTVTTDPDGFPLTYTGSRDDNYRIIATDRPGEAVELWRVNAYEYGVQQRWNDDWDSSGLIIDDHLFIGGENSWFYIFKLNRGYDAAGLVTVNPELLFTAPSWDDQLLTETSLTAFSIENSVAISGDTVYFANSAGLIQGFDISGLADGVQPTRNFRFWAGDDIDASIVIDADGYLYVGSEWETQSARSAEVGQIFKLDPRNPDDPLVWSVADQGGGVRGVWGTVALANGVVYADTNTGRVLGIDQMTGEILWEKELGSQTWQSPVVVDDVLVVGDCQGVLHAYDVSDPRVDPPELWTVQLDGCIESTPAVWNGRIYVGARGGKFYAIGDA from the coding sequence ATGGACGACCCGAGCAGGCCCTACGCCCCCACCGCCGGTGGTCCACGGGGCTCCGGTTCCTCGCGCCCGCCCTGGCTCGGGCCGGTCGCCGTGCTGGTGGCCCTGGTGCTCGTGTGGGGCGGCTACGCCCTCGTCACGAGCGGGTCCGACGACGACTCGGCGGCCAGCCCGCCCGACACCAGCGAGAGCGAGCCCTCCGAGCCGGTCGACGTGGACGCGGGCGACTCCACCACCACCACCACCGAGGCCGAGCTGCCCCCGTTCGACGGCTGGGTGAACCCGGCCAGCTCGGGGCGCATGTGGAGCGAGGAGGTGCCCGGGATCCTCACCTTCCGGGGCAACCCCACCCGTTCCTTCTACGGCCAGGGCATGCCCGAGGACCCCTCGGTGCTGTGGTCGTACCCCGAGAGCGGCGGCATGTGCGGGCTGTCCTCCGGGGCCACCTGGTGCGGCATGGGCTGGACGGGCCAGCCCAACGTGTACGAGAAGGACGGCCGCACCATCGTGTCGTTCGGGGCCTATGACTACGGGGTGCACTGGCTCGACGGGGTCACGGGCGAGACCGTGCTCCCGTCGTTCAAGACCGGCGACATCATCAAGGGCACGGTGACCACCGACCCCGACGGCTTCCCGCTCACCTACACCGGCTCACGCGACGACAACTACCGCATCATCGCCACCGATCGGCCCGGCGAGGCCGTGGAGCTGTGGCGGGTCAACGCCTACGAGTACGGCGTGCAGCAGCGGTGGAACGACGACTGGGACTCCTCGGGCCTGATCATCGACGACCACCTCTTCATCGGCGGCGAGAACAGCTGGTTCTACATCTTCAAGCTGAACCGGGGCTACGACGCCGCCGGCCTCGTCACGGTGAACCCCGAACTGCTCTTCACCGCCCCCAGCTGGGACGACCAGCTCCTGACGGAGACGTCGCTCACCGCCTTCTCGATCGAGAACTCGGTGGCCATCTCGGGCGACACGGTGTACTTCGCCAACTCGGCGGGGCTCATCCAGGGCTTCGACATCAGCGGCCTGGCCGACGGCGTCCAACCCACCCGCAACTTCCGGTTCTGGGCCGGCGACGACATCGACGCCTCGATCGTGATCGACGCCGACGGCTACCTCTACGTCGGGTCGGAATGGGAGACCCAGAGCGCCCGCTCGGCCGAGGTGGGCCAGATCTTCAAGCTCGATCCCCGCAACCCCGACGACCCGCTGGTCTGGTCGGTCGCCGACCAGGGTGGCGGGGTTCGGGGCGTGTGGGGCACGGTCGCCCTGGCCAACGGCGTGGTGTATGCCGACACCAACACCGGCCGGGTGCTCGGCATCGACCAGATGACGGGCGAGATCCTATGGGAGAAGGAGCTCGGCTCCCAGACCTGGCAGTCCCCCGTGGTGGTCGACGACGTCCTGGTGGTCGGTGACTGCCAGGGCGTGCTGCACGCCTACGACGTGAGCGATCCGCGGGTGGACCCACCGGAGCTCTGGACGGTCCAGCTCGACGGCTGCATCGAGTCCACCCCTGCGGTGTGGAACGGCCGCATCTACGTCGGGGCCCGGGGTGGGAAGTTCTACGCCATCGGCGACGCCTGA
- a CDS encoding alpha/beta fold hydrolase: MPTAHVNGIDVFYERGGDGPRLLFCNGSFATLATSAMLVDVFRGRFDTVAHDQRGLGRTEIPPGPYSMGDYAADALALADHVGWDTFRLVGISFGGMVAQEIAVTAPERIERLALLCTSPGGEGGSSYPMHELREMDPAERAEVSRRIMDTRFTPEWLAEHPADRMFVEGLANRPGVAPGSEAERGEREQAAARAHHDVWDRLARITCPTLVASGRYDGIAPLANGEAIASRIPGAELRVYEGGHGFFAQDRKAFPEVLDFLAG; this comes from the coding sequence ATGCCCACCGCCCACGTCAACGGGATCGACGTCTTCTACGAGCGGGGCGGCGACGGCCCCCGGCTGCTGTTCTGCAACGGATCGTTCGCCACCCTGGCCACCAGCGCGATGCTGGTCGACGTCTTCCGGGGTCGCTTCGACACGGTCGCCCACGACCAGCGGGGCCTCGGGCGCACCGAGATCCCGCCGGGCCCGTACTCGATGGGCGACTACGCCGCCGACGCCCTCGCCCTCGCCGACCACGTGGGGTGGGACACCTTCCGGCTGGTGGGGATCAGCTTCGGTGGGATGGTCGCCCAGGAGATCGCCGTCACCGCGCCCGAGCGCATCGAGCGCCTGGCGCTGTTGTGCACCTCCCCGGGAGGGGAGGGCGGCAGCTCCTACCCGATGCACGAGCTGCGCGAGATGGACCCCGCCGAACGGGCCGAGGTCTCGCGGCGCATCATGGACACCCGCTTCACCCCGGAGTGGCTGGCCGAGCACCCCGCCGACCGGATGTTCGTCGAGGGCCTGGCCAACCGGCCCGGTGTGGCGCCCGGCAGCGAGGCTGAGCGGGGCGAACGCGAGCAGGCGGCGGCTCGCGCCCACCACGACGTGTGGGACCGGCTGGCGCGCATCACCTGCCCGACGCTCGTGGCCAGCGGGCGCTACGACGGCATCGCCCCGCTGGCCAACGGCGAGGCCATCGCCTCGCGCATCCCCGGGGCCGAGCTACGGGTCTACGAAGGGGGCCACGGCTTCTTCGCCCAGGACCGCAAGGCCTTCCCCGAGGTCCTGGACTTCCTGGCCGGCTGA
- a CDS encoding FKBP-type peptidyl-prolyl cis-trans isomerase: MTSLPPTNLLPSRRTPHPLRTAALAMVAVATLLLAACGSDDGSDDAASDETTATENTESADVNTTSLADVDISSDLDAAPSATFTPAFVAGEPQSEVVVEGDGAVVAEGQRVTLDYVAVSGATGEELQSTWDAQPESLVVNEMLTPNIRDALVGNAVGSRVATANDDGTQWVILIIDIRDAVEVPERAEGEAVTPPAGLPTVEEVEGVPTITIPEGEPPVNLITQPLIEGSGPEVQAGETVTVKYVGVKWADGSVFDSSWTNDQTVDFPVGTGGVIAGFEEGLIGQTVGSRVMLVIPPDKGYGPEGNASAGISGTDTLVFVVDILVAG, from the coding sequence GTGACTTCTCTTCCCCCCACCAATCTCCTGCCGTCGCGTCGGACCCCACACCCCCTCCGCACGGCTGCCTTGGCCATGGTCGCCGTGGCCACCCTCCTGCTGGCCGCGTGCGGCAGCGACGACGGTTCCGACGACGCCGCCAGCGACGAGACCACCGCCACGGAGAACACCGAGAGCGCCGACGTGAACACCACGTCGCTCGCCGACGTCGACATCTCCTCTGATCTCGACGCCGCCCCCAGTGCCACCTTCACCCCGGCCTTCGTGGCCGGAGAACCCCAGTCCGAGGTCGTCGTCGAGGGCGACGGCGCCGTGGTGGCGGAGGGCCAGCGGGTGACCCTCGACTACGTGGCCGTCAGCGGCGCCACCGGCGAGGAGCTCCAGAGCACGTGGGACGCCCAGCCCGAGTCGCTGGTCGTCAACGAGATGCTGACCCCCAACATCCGTGACGCCCTCGTCGGCAACGCCGTCGGCAGCCGGGTGGCCACCGCCAACGACGACGGCACCCAGTGGGTGATCCTCATCATCGACATCCGCGACGCGGTCGAGGTCCCCGAGCGGGCCGAGGGCGAGGCCGTGACCCCGCCCGCCGGCCTCCCCACGGTGGAAGAGGTCGAAGGGGTTCCGACCATCACCATCCCCGAGGGCGAGCCCCCCGTGAACCTCATCACCCAGCCCCTCATCGAGGGCAGCGGGCCCGAGGTGCAGGCCGGTGAGACCGTGACGGTCAAGTACGTCGGCGTGAAGTGGGCCGACGGCTCCGTATTCGACTCGTCGTGGACCAACGACCAGACCGTCGACTTCCCGGTGGGCACCGGCGGGGTGATCGCCGGGTTCGAGGAAGGCCTCATCGGCCAGACCGTCGGCTCCCGGGTGATGCTGGTCATCCCTCCGGACAAGGGCTACGGACCCGAGGGCAACGCCTCGGCCGGTATCTCGGGCACCGACACCCTGGTGTTCGTGGTCGACATCCTCGTCGCCGGCTGA
- a CDS encoding sodium-translocating pyrophosphatase has product MYDVLAAAEGGWQEFTLGGTEWGWLIFVTVVALAALGLGVVLMKGVLAAEPGTDEMQEVAGAIQEGASAYLRRQFRTIGVIVVPLAIIVFLTSTEVLDPDGALALSFGLSGAWRTVAFLLGAVFSGAIGFFGMWLAVRGNVRTAAAARRNDFPAALKVAFRTGGVAGLLTAGLGLFGTVVIIMLFQNTASAILVGFGFGGSLLALFLRVGGGIFTKAADVGADLVGKVEAGIPEDDPRNPATIADNVGDNVGDCAGMASDLFESFAVVLVASVILGVSGFRAIGLEAGDEAVKGLMFPLIVMAIGLLASMVGIFLVRARAGESNALTAINRGIYIAQVLAVIGAGVVAFVYIGNPAGATVSQVGLRIFGAIVVGVILGFAASKITQFFTSTETEPVQEIAKAARTGPATTVLEGISSGLESAVWALLAIVVAIGAALGLGDGNIGFSLYLVALAGIGMLSTTAIVVAEDTFGPVADNAAGIAEMAGEFEGEPERIMVSLDAVGNTTKAVTKGFAIGSAVIAAVALFASFAETIAKSTFDATEVATAELAGTLTSLVQINVADPKTFIGLLVGGSIVFLFSSLAIRAVSRTAGTVVQEVRRQFREKPGIMDGSERPDYGPVIDICTTASLRELATPALLAVLTPVIIGFGIGYIALGAFLASIIVVGQLMANFLSNSGGAWDNAKKYIEDGNEGGKGSEAHKAAVIGDTVGDPFKDTAGPALNPLIKVMNLVSLLMLPAMISLEDNNIRFLIAGVALVVVLGAVAFSRRGGSNLVDQAANATDDAEAMAVMHGDRNATLHQAIDMWVSDLGHRDHELRERLLEVKGSIPESEDAHTD; this is encoded by the coding sequence ATGTACGACGTCCTCGCCGCAGCCGAAGGTGGCTGGCAGGAGTTCACCCTCGGGGGAACCGAGTGGGGTTGGCTCATCTTCGTGACCGTGGTGGCGCTGGCCGCCCTCGGGCTCGGAGTCGTGCTCATGAAGGGCGTCCTCGCCGCCGAGCCGGGCACCGACGAGATGCAAGAGGTTGCCGGCGCCATCCAGGAGGGGGCCAGCGCCTACCTACGGCGCCAGTTCCGCACCATCGGCGTGATCGTCGTACCGCTGGCCATCATCGTGTTCCTCACCTCGACCGAGGTCCTCGACCCTGACGGTGCCCTGGCCTTGAGCTTCGGCCTCTCGGGGGCCTGGCGCACGGTGGCGTTCCTGCTCGGGGCGGTGTTCTCGGGCGCCATCGGGTTCTTCGGCATGTGGTTGGCCGTGCGGGGCAACGTGCGCACCGCCGCCGCCGCCCGCCGCAACGACTTCCCCGCCGCGCTCAAGGTGGCGTTCCGCACCGGCGGCGTGGCCGGCCTGCTCACCGCCGGGCTCGGCCTGTTCGGCACCGTCGTCATCATCATGCTGTTCCAGAACACCGCGTCGGCCATCCTCGTCGGCTTCGGTTTCGGTGGCTCGCTGCTGGCACTGTTCCTGCGCGTCGGTGGCGGCATCTTCACCAAGGCCGCCGACGTGGGTGCCGACCTCGTGGGCAAGGTCGAGGCGGGCATCCCCGAGGACGACCCCCGTAACCCGGCCACCATCGCCGACAACGTGGGCGACAACGTGGGCGACTGCGCCGGCATGGCCTCAGATCTGTTCGAGAGCTTCGCCGTGGTCCTGGTGGCGTCGGTGATCCTCGGTGTGTCGGGCTTCCGGGCCATCGGCCTCGAGGCCGGCGACGAGGCGGTGAAGGGCCTCATGTTCCCGCTCATCGTCATGGCCATCGGCCTGCTCGCCTCCATGGTCGGCATCTTCCTGGTGCGAGCCCGTGCCGGGGAGTCCAACGCCCTCACCGCCATCAACCGGGGCATCTACATCGCCCAGGTGCTGGCCGTCATCGGTGCGGGCGTGGTCGCCTTCGTCTACATCGGCAACCCCGCCGGCGCCACCGTCTCCCAGGTCGGCCTGCGCATCTTCGGCGCCATCGTGGTGGGTGTGATCCTCGGCTTCGCCGCGTCGAAGATCACCCAGTTCTTCACCTCCACCGAGACCGAACCTGTCCAGGAGATCGCCAAGGCGGCCCGCACCGGCCCCGCCACCACTGTGCTCGAGGGCATCTCCTCGGGTCTCGAGTCGGCGGTGTGGGCGCTGCTCGCCATCGTCGTGGCCATCGGTGCGGCGCTCGGCCTGGGCGACGGCAACATCGGCTTCTCGCTCTACCTGGTGGCGCTGGCCGGCATCGGCATGCTGTCCACCACCGCCATCGTGGTGGCCGAGGACACCTTCGGTCCCGTCGCCGACAACGCCGCGGGCATCGCCGAGATGGCCGGCGAGTTCGAGGGCGAGCCCGAGCGGATCATGGTGAGCCTCGACGCGGTGGGCAACACCACCAAGGCCGTGACCAAGGGCTTCGCCATCGGCTCGGCGGTCATCGCCGCCGTGGCCCTGTTCGCCTCGTTCGCCGAGACGATCGCCAAGAGCACCTTCGACGCCACCGAGGTGGCGACGGCCGAGCTGGCCGGCACGCTCACCAGCCTGGTGCAGATCAACGTGGCCGACCCCAAGACCTTCATCGGTCTGCTGGTCGGTGGCTCCATCGTCTTCCTCTTCTCGTCGTTGGCCATCCGGGCCGTCTCTCGCACCGCCGGCACGGTGGTCCAGGAGGTGCGGCGCCAGTTCCGCGAGAAGCCGGGGATCATGGACGGCAGCGAGCGCCCGGATTACGGCCCGGTCATCGACATCTGCACCACCGCGTCGTTGCGGGAGTTGGCCACGCCGGCGCTGCTGGCCGTGCTCACGCCGGTCATCATCGGCTTCGGCATCGGCTACATCGCCCTCGGGGCCTTCCTGGCGTCGATCATCGTCGTGGGTCAGCTGATGGCCAACTTCTTGTCGAACTCGGGCGGGGCGTGGGACAACGCCAAGAAGTACATCGAGGACGGCAACGAGGGCGGCAAGGGTTCGGAAGCCCACAAGGCCGCCGTCATCGGCGACACCGTCGGCGATCCGTTCAAGGACACCGCCGGCCCCGCCCTCAACCCGCTGATCAAGGTGATGAACCTGGTCTCGCTGCTCATGCTCCCGGCCATGATCAGCCTGGAGGACAACAACATCCGCTTCCTCATCGCCGGTGTGGCCCTCGTCGTCGTGCTCGGCGCGGTGGCGTTCTCCCGCCGTGGCGGGTCCAACCTGGTCGACCAGGCCGCCAACGCCACCGACGATGCCGAGGCCATGGCCGTCATGCACGGTGACCGCAACGCCACCCTGCACCAGGCCATCGACATGTGGGTCAGCGACCTCGGCCACCGCGACCACGAGCTGCGCGAACGCCTACTCGAGGTCAAGGGGTCGATCCCGGAATCCGAGGACGCGCACACCGACTGA
- a CDS encoding cation diffusion facilitator family transporter produces MSGDDTGSGAARGHGHAHSHGGGVAAAGRAGARHRRRLWQVLGLQATFLVVEVVAAFATNSLALLSDAGHMLTDVVGLSMALAAIHVADRPARRADRTFGLYRLEILAALANAVLLFGVGLYVLYEAVLRLREPVEVASGAMLVVAVLGGLANLVGFWLLREGAGESLNVKGAYLEVLADLLGSVAVVAAAVIILATGWEAADPIMAAGIGLFIFPRTYRLAAQAVRVLVQAAPEDLDVEAIADRLAAIASVVGVHDVHVWTLTSEMDVATVHLVVAEGTDAHRVLDEARDLLRDDFGIDHATVQVEPDTHTGCDEITW; encoded by the coding sequence GTGAGCGGCGACGACACCGGGTCGGGGGCAGCGCGAGGTCACGGCCACGCGCACAGCCACGGCGGGGGAGTGGCCGCGGCCGGGCGGGCCGGGGCCCGGCACCGCCGCCGTCTCTGGCAGGTGCTGGGCCTGCAGGCCACCTTCCTCGTCGTCGAGGTGGTAGCCGCCTTCGCCACGAACTCGTTGGCCCTGCTGTCCGACGCCGGCCACATGCTCACCGACGTCGTGGGCCTGTCCATGGCCCTGGCCGCCATCCACGTCGCCGATCGGCCCGCCCGGCGAGCCGACCGCACCTTCGGGCTGTACCGCCTCGAGATCCTCGCCGCCCTGGCCAACGCCGTGCTGTTGTTCGGCGTCGGGCTGTACGTGCTCTACGAGGCCGTGTTGCGCCTCCGCGAACCGGTGGAGGTGGCCAGCGGCGCCATGTTGGTGGTGGCGGTGCTCGGCGGGCTGGCCAACCTGGTCGGCTTCTGGCTCCTGCGAGAGGGCGCCGGGGAGAGCCTCAACGTCAAGGGCGCCTATCTCGAGGTCCTGGCCGACCTGTTGGGCTCGGTCGCCGTGGTGGCCGCCGCCGTGATCATCCTCGCCACCGGGTGGGAGGCCGCCGACCCCATCATGGCCGCCGGCATCGGGCTGTTCATCTTCCCGCGCACCTACCGCCTCGCTGCCCAGGCGGTGCGCGTGCTCGTCCAGGCCGCGCCCGAGGACCTCGACGTGGAGGCCATCGCAGACCGGTTGGCGGCCATCGCCTCCGTCGTCGGCGTCCACGACGTGCACGTGTGGACCCTCACCTCGGAGATGGACGTGGCGACCGTCCACCTCGTGGTCGCCGAAGGGACCGACGCCCACCGGGTGCTCGACGAGGCCCGCGACCTCCTTCGCGACGACTTCGGCATCGACCACGCGACCGTGCAGGTGGAACCCGACACCCACACGGGGTGCGACGAGATCACCTGGTGA
- a CDS encoding SDR family NAD(P)-dependent oxidoreductase produces the protein MDEMRFDGQVVIISGAGRGLGREYALLLAERGARVVVNDLGVAITDTGDGGEAPAANPADEVVAEITAAGGEAVANHDTIATTEGGEAIVATALEAWGRVDVVVNNAGQVRLQPFGTFPDEHLDTVLDTQLRGTINVSRPAWRWMEANGGGRIVNVSSGAAFGGVPDGSVYGMAKLGVVGLTRQQSVEGAPLGIAVNVIAPYAKTRLGTGFGPIPWSDELGEWLHPRLVAPLVGWLAHRDCPVTGECFSVGGGHVARVSLAVNDGYLDRDATIESIAAHLDEVTGGPTHEVTPTSSPVMGRMLGGFRGPVA, from the coding sequence ATGGACGAGATGCGCTTCGACGGCCAGGTCGTGATCATCAGCGGTGCCGGTCGGGGGTTGGGGCGCGAGTACGCCCTGCTCCTCGCCGAGCGTGGCGCCCGGGTCGTGGTCAACGACCTCGGCGTGGCCATCACCGACACCGGCGACGGTGGCGAGGCCCCGGCCGCCAACCCGGCCGACGAGGTCGTCGCCGAGATCACCGCCGCCGGCGGTGAGGCCGTGGCCAACCACGACACCATCGCCACGACCGAGGGCGGCGAGGCCATCGTGGCCACCGCCCTCGAGGCGTGGGGCCGGGTCGACGTGGTGGTCAACAACGCCGGCCAGGTGCGCCTGCAGCCCTTCGGCACCTTCCCCGACGAGCACCTCGACACCGTGCTCGACACCCAGCTGCGCGGCACCATCAACGTCAGCCGCCCGGCGTGGCGGTGGATGGAGGCCAACGGCGGAGGGCGGATCGTCAACGTCTCGTCCGGTGCCGCGTTCGGGGGCGTGCCCGACGGCTCGGTCTACGGGATGGCCAAGCTCGGCGTGGTCGGGCTCACCCGCCAGCAGTCCGTCGAGGGCGCCCCGCTCGGCATCGCCGTCAACGTCATCGCCCCCTACGCCAAGACCCGCCTCGGCACCGGCTTCGGGCCCATCCCCTGGAGCGACGAGCTGGGCGAGTGGCTCCACCCCCGGCTGGTCGCCCCGCTGGTGGGTTGGTTGGCCCACCGCGACTGCCCCGTGACCGGCGAGTGCTTCAGCGTCGGTGGGGGACACGTCGCCCGCGTCTCGTTGGCGGTCAACGACGGCTACCTCGATCGCGACGCCACCATCGAGTCGATCGCCGCCCACCTCGACGAGGTCACGGGCGGCCCGACCCACGAGGTCACCCCCACCTCGTCGCCGGTGATGGGACGCATGCTCGGCGGGTTCCGGGGTCCCGTGGCCTGA
- a CDS encoding limonene-1,2-epoxide hydrolase family protein, whose product MSDGAHYEDLVRQFCQKWADADFDAVVGFFTENATYHNIPVDPMVGHEQIRAMIDGFTAGLEVVEFKILEMLSRGSTVITERVDIFRKPDSALVELPVMGIFEFEGDKIANWREYFDLGQFMTQAAPTEG is encoded by the coding sequence ATGAGCGACGGCGCGCACTACGAGGACCTGGTGCGGCAGTTCTGCCAGAAGTGGGCCGACGCCGACTTCGACGCGGTCGTCGGCTTCTTCACCGAGAACGCCACGTACCACAACATCCCCGTCGACCCGATGGTCGGCCACGAGCAGATCCGGGCCATGATCGACGGCTTCACCGCCGGGCTCGAGGTGGTCGAGTTCAAGATCCTCGAGATGCTGTCGCGGGGCTCCACCGTGATCACCGAACGGGTCGACATCTTCCGCAAGCCCGACAGCGCGCTCGTCGAGCTGCCGGTGATGGGGATCTTCGAGTTCGAGGGCGACAAGATCGCCAACTGGCGCGAGTACTTCGACCTCGGGCAGTTCATGACCCAGGCCGCGCCGACCGAGGGCTGA
- a CDS encoding response regulator transcription factor has product MTAHLVVAEDDRAVRESVTRALELEGYRVTPVADGAAALELASADDVDLLVLDLGLPHVDGLTVCRRLRSQGARLPILVLTARTEVSDRVSGLDAGADDYLPKPFSLDELLARLRALLRRSSVAADDTRELRAEGVVVDEAARRAWRGDRELELTKTEFDLLALLVTNAGVVLAHGTIYDRIWGYDFGPDSKALAVYIGYLRRKTEEAGEPRLIQTVRGVGYTLRAP; this is encoded by the coding sequence ATGACTGCGCACCTCGTCGTCGCCGAGGACGACCGGGCCGTCCGCGAATCGGTCACCCGAGCCCTCGAGCTCGAGGGCTACCGCGTGACGCCGGTGGCCGATGGCGCCGCGGCGCTGGAGCTGGCCTCCGCCGACGATGTCGACCTGCTGGTGCTGGACCTGGGCCTGCCCCACGTCGACGGCCTCACCGTGTGCCGCCGGCTGCGCTCGCAGGGCGCCCGCCTGCCGATCCTGGTCCTCACCGCCCGCACCGAGGTGTCCGACCGGGTGTCGGGCCTCGACGCCGGCGCCGACGACTACCTCCCCAAGCCGTTCTCTCTCGACGAGCTGCTGGCCCGGCTGCGGGCCCTGCTGCGGCGATCCAGCGTTGCTGCCGACGACACCCGGGAGCTGCGGGCCGAGGGTGTGGTGGTCGACGAGGCGGCCCGGCGGGCCTGGCGCGGCGACCGCGAGCTCGAGCTCACCAAGACCGAGTTCGACCTGCTCGCCCTGCTGGTCACCAACGCAGGCGTCGTCCTGGCCCACGGCACCATCTACGACCGCATCTGGGGCTACGACTTCGGCCCCGACTCCAAGGCCCTGGCCGTCTACATCGGGTACCTGCGCCGAAAGACCGAGGAGGCGGGCGAGCCCCGGCTCATCCAGACCGTGCGCGGCGTCGGGTACACGCTGCGGGCGCCATGA